TGCCGCTATTGTGGGCGACGCCGTAAACTACACTATCGGACGGCTGTTTGGTGAAAAACTCTTCAGCAACCCGGATTCAAAAATCTTCCGCCGCAGTTATCTTGATAAAACCCACGCTTTTTACGAGCGTCATGGCGGAAAAACGATTATCCTCGCGCGCTTCGTACCGATTGTGCGAACCTTCGCACCGTTTGTCGCAGGGATGGGGCACATGTCCTACCGTCATTTTGCGATGTATAACGTAGCGGGTGCGTTGCTGTGGGTATTGTTGTTTACCTACGCAGGTTACCTGTTTGGCGATTTGCCTATTGTGCAGGAAAACCTGAAATTACTGATTGTAGCGATTATCGTGCTGTCGATTTTGCCTGGCGTAATTGAAATTATTCGCCACAAACGTGCAGCCAAACGCCTGCAAAAGTAACCCCATCGCGCGGTTCGACCACTTTTTTATCCAAAGTCGCGAGCCGTTATGTTTTAATGAGCACCATTTATGGTCTGGGGCAGGTCACACTGCCACAGAAAAACTGGCATCGACCAGGTTCAAGCAGAAAGGTCATCAATGAGCTGGATTGAACGAATTCTCAATAAGAGCAATATTACCCCTACCCGTAAGGCGAGTATCCCTGAAGGGGTGTGGACTAAATGCGACAGCTGTGGCCAGGTTCTGTACCGTGCAGAACTGGAACGCAATCTTGAAGTCTGCCCAAAATGTGATCATCACATGCGCATGTCCGCGCGCGATCGCTTGCACAGCCTGTTAGATGAAGGTTCGCTGTTTGAGTTGGGTAGTGAACTTGAGCCAAAAGATATTCTCAAGTTTAAAGACTCCAAAAAATACAAAGACCGTCTGGCATCAGCCCAGAAAGAAACTGGCGAGAAAGATGCGCTGGTGGTCATGAAAGGTACGCTCTATAACATGCCTGTTGTTGCTGTGGCATTTGAGTTTGCCTTTATGGGTGGTTCTATGGGTTCTGTTGTGGGCGCGCGCTTTGTTCGTGCCGTTGAACAGGCTCTGGAAGACAACTGCCCGCTGATCTGTTTCTCCGCTTCTGGTGGCGCACGTATGCAAGAAGCGCTGATGTCGCTGATGCAGATGGCAAAAACCAGTGCAGCACTGGCAAAAATGCAGGAACGCGGTCTGCCGTATATTTCGGTTCTGACTGACCCAACGATGGGTGGCGTATCTGCAAGTTTTGCGATGCTTGGCGATCTCAACATTGCTGAGCCAAAAGCCCTGATCGGCTTTGCAGGTCCGCGTGTTATCGAGCAAACCGTTCGTGAAAAACTGCCGCCAGGTTTCCAGCGCAGTGAGTTCCTGATTGAAAAAGGGGCGATCGACATGATCGTTCGTCGTCCAGAAATGCGCCTGAAACTGGCAAGCGTTCTGGCAAAACTGACAAATCAGCCAGCGCCAAATCCGGAAGCTCCGCCTGAACCGATAGTGGTTCCGGAAGCACCGGCAGAAGGTCACTAGGCCTGATTGTTAAATAAGGGCAGGCCGAACAGGTTCTGCCCTTTTTCTTGAACCGTAGCGTAGAGCGGGCATCATGGAAAAAACTCAAACACCTCAAGCCACGTCGCCCCTGGCCACGTGGCTTTGTTATCTGGAAAACCTCCATTCTAAAACCATTGAGCTTGGCCTCGACCGTGTTAAAAAAGTTGCAGCGACGCTCGATGTACTGAAACCTGCGCCGACAGTGTTTACTGTTGCGGGGACCAACGGGAAAGGGACAACCTGTCGTACGCTGGAAAAAGTCTTGATGGCGGCGGGTTATAGCGTCGGCGTTTATAGTTCACCTCATCTTGTGCGCTATACCGAGCGGGTGCGCATCCAAAGCGAAGAGTTGGACGAGGCCTTCCATACCGCGGCATTTGCTCAGATTGAAGCCGCGCGCGGTGAAACTTCGCTGACCTATTTCGAGTTCAGTACCTTGTCGGCGTTGCTGTTGTTTAAGCAGATGGCGGTTGATGTGGTCATTCTTGAAGTGGGTCTGGGCGGACGTCTGGATGCGACCAATATTGTCGATGCTGATGTGGCTGTCGTCACCAGCATTGCCCTTGATCACACCGACTGGCTGGGTCCAGACCGTGAAAGTATCGGGCGTGAGAAGGCAGGTGTCTTCCGTGGAGGAAAACCTGCAGTGGTAGGAGAGCCGGATATGCCGTTGACCATCGCTGATGTGGCGATTGAAAAAGGCGCGCACTTGCTGCGCCGTGGCGTGGACTGGTCTTACCGCGTTGAAGAGAACAGCTGGAGCTTCAAAGACAAGCTGGGTGAACTGAGTGGATTACCATTGCCACTGGTGCCTCAACCGAATGCCGCAACCGCACTGGCAGCACTGCGTGCAAGCGAGCTGAATGTGAGTATTGGCGCTATCATTCAAGGGATTAAAGAGGCGACTTTACCTGGGCGATTCCAGATTATTTCGCAAGCGCCATTGGTTATTCTGGATGTGGCGCACAATCCTCATGCGGCAGCTTATCTTGCCGGGCGGCTGGCAGAATTGCCAAAACGTGGCCGCGTGCTGGCTGTCATCGGTATGTTACACGATAAAGATATCGCCGGTACGCTGGCAAATTTGTCCCCTCAAGTCGATAGCTGGTATTGTGCTCCGTTAGAAGGGCCGCGCGGTGCAAGTGCTGAACAGCTGATTGAACATCTCGGTCAGGGTGAAGTCTACGACACTGTGGCTCAGGCCTGGTATGCTGCAATGAAGGCAGCAACGGAAAATGATACCGTGCTGGTGTGTGGTTCATTTCATACAGTAGCCCACGTAATGGAAGCGCTGGACGCGGAGAAAGCAGGTGGCGAGTAAGTTTCAAAATCGATTAGTCGGAACCATTATTCTGGTCGCACTGGGGGTCATTATCCTGCCAGGGCTGCTTGATGGTCAGAAAAAGCATTATCAGGATGAGTTTGCCGCTATTCCTCTGGTTCCAAAACCGGGTGATACCGATGAGCCTGATATGCTGCCTGCTGCGACTCAGGCACTCCCTTCACAACCACCGGAAGGTGCGGCTGAAGAGGTGCGTGCGGGTACAGCGACCGCTCCTGGGCTGGATATCGCCTCACTACCTGGAGACAGTGGTGCAGGTATTGATGAAGTTCCCGTCACCCGTGAACAGCCTAAACCCAAGCCCGTGGTTGAGAAGCCAAAACCGGTAGAAAAACCACAGAGCAAAGCCGCTGCGGATCAAACGGCAGAACGTCTGGCGATGATGAACGAAGAACCTCCAGTCGCGGAAAAGCCAGCGAAGCAAGAAACTGCTGAGAAGGCACCGTCTGGGCAAGCCTATGTCGTACAGCTCGGCGCATTGAAAAATGCCGAAAAAGTTAATGAAATTGTTGGTAAACTGCGCGGCGCAGGGTTCCGTGTTTACACGTCACCGTCAACACCAGTACAGGGTAAAATCACGCGTATTCTGGTCGGGCCGGAAGTCTCGAAAGACAAACTCAAGTCTTCATTAGGTGAGCTGAATTCGCTTTCCGGTCTAAACGGTGTAGTGATGAATTATACGGCGCGGTAGTGCGGTATTCTTCGCCCTCACCCCGACCCTCTCCCCCAGGAGAGGGGGAAAGGCGATGGCGAAAACTGTACAGTCCCCTCTCCCTCAGGGAGAGGGTTAGGGTGAGGGTTGTTTTAGCACCAAAGCCCGCCAAAATAGGCACTTTTTTAATGGCGTTGAGCATTTTTTCAACGCCATTATTTATTTACGCGAGGGAAGGAAATCCCTACGCAAACGTTTTCTTTTTCTGTTAGAATGCGCCCCGAACTGGACGTCAGGGCGATTTGTCGTGAGATTTGTTCATGGTCTGGATAGATTACGCCATTATTGCAGTTATCGGCTTCTCGGCTCTGATTAGCGTTATTCGTGGGTTTGTGCGTGAAGCGTTATCGCTTGTAACCTGGGGTTGTGCTTTCTTTGTCGCCAGTCATTACTACACTTACCTGTCAGTCTGGTTCACTGGCTTTGAAGACGAACTGGTACGAAACGGAATAGCTATTGCGATACTGTTTATCGCGACACTCATCGTCGGTGCGATAGTCAATTATGTGATTAGCGCGCTGGTTGAGAAAACCGGCCTGTCGGGTACAGACAGGGTGTTGGGGATCTGTTTCGGTGCTTTACGTGGAGCGCTGATCGTCGCCGCCATTCTGTTCTTTCTTGATACGTTTACTGGTTTTTCGAAGAGTGACGACTGGCAAAAGTCGCAGCTTATCCCGCAATTCAGTTTCATCATCAGATGGTTCTTTGACTATCTGCAAAGCTCGTCAAGTTTCTTACCCCGGTAATCGTATCGGGGGGTTGTGGCTTAATGAGGAAAAGACAACATGTGCGGTATTGTCGGTATCGCCGGTTTTATGCCGGTCAACCAGTCGATTTATGACGCGTTAACGGTGCTTCAGCACCGTGGGCAGGATGCCGCAGGCATCGTCACCATTGATGCCTTAAACTGTTTTCGTCTGCGTAAAGCTAATGGTCTGGTGAGCGATGTATTTGGTGCCATTCACATGCAACGCTTGCAGGGAAACATGGGTATCGGCCATGTGCGTTACCCTACAGCGGGTAGCTCAAGTGCCTCTGAAGCCCAGCCTTTCTATGTGAACTCCCCTTACGGTATTACCCTTGCACACAACGGTAACCTGACGAACGCGCACGAACTGCGCCAAAAGCTGTTCGAAGAAAAGCGTCGTCACATTAACACCACTTCTGATTCCGAAATTCTGCTCAATATTTTCGCCAGCGAGCTGGATAACTTCCGCAACTATCCGTTGGAAGCCGACAACATTTTTGCCGCCATCGCTGCGACTAACCGCCAGATCCGTGGCGCTTATGCCTGTGTTGCAATGATCATTGGCCATGGAATGGTGGCGTTCCGCGATCCAAATGGCATCCGTCCACTGGTGATGGGTAAACGCGATTTGGGCGATGGACGTACCGAATATATGGTGGCTTCCGAAAGTGTGGCGCTTGATACGCTGGGCTTCGAATTCCTGCGTGATATTGCCCCTGGCGAAGCGGTGTATATCACTGAGAAAGGCCAGTTGTTCACACGCCAGTGTGCCGACAACCCGACCAGCAATCCTTGCTTGTTCGAGTACGTCTACTTTGCCCGTCCGGACTCGTTCATCGACAAGATTTCCGTGTATAGCGCACGTGTTGAGATGGGTAAAAAGCTCGGTGAGAAAATTGCTCGCGAGTGGGAAGATTTGGATATTGATGTGGTTATCCCGATTCCAGAAACTTCCTGTGATATCGCACTGGAGATCGCCCGTATTCTCGATAAGCCGTATCGCCAGGGGTTCGTGAAAAACCGCTACGTTGGCCGTACCTTTATCATGCCGGGCCAGCAGCTGCGTCGTAAATCTGTGCGTCGTAAACTCAATGCTAACCGTGCTGAGTTCCGCGATAAGAATGTGCTGCTGGTGGATGACTCTATCGTTCGTGGTACCACTTCTGAGCAGATTATCGAGATGGCTCGCGAAGCGGGTGCGAAAAAAGTATACCTCGCATCAGCGGCGCCAGAAATTCGCTTCCCGAACGTGTATGGCATTGATATGCCAAGCGCTAACGAACTGATTGCTCATGGCCGCGAAGTGGATGAAATTCGTCAGCTCATCGGTGCCGACGGTTTGATTTTCCAGGATCTGGACGATCTGATTGAAGCGGTTCGCGTTGAGAACCCGGATATCACTCAGTTTGAGTGCTCCGTGTTCAACGGCATCTACGTTACCAAAGATGTTGATCACGAGTATCTTGAGTATCTTGAGTCACTGCGTAATGACGATTCGAAAGCCATTCAGCGTCAAAATGAAGTGGAAAACTTAGAGATGCATAACGAAGGGTGAAACCATCCTCACCCTAACCCTCTCCTTGAAGGAGAGGGGATAGCCCGTGTTCTTCTTCTCCTTGAGACAGGGAATAGCCCGGTGTTCTTCCTCTTCTGAAGGATAGAACGGTTTTCTCCCTCTCCTGGGGGAGAGGGGTGGGGTGAGGGCAGCACTTCTTGCATCCCCGCCCATCTTACGGCAAAGTCAGCCCAGATAAACTTCTCGGGCGAATGCAGATTATGAAACGGTTAATTGTTGGGATTTCAGGTGCCAGTGGCGCAACATATGGTGTGCGACTCCTTCAGGTACTACAACAATTACCGGATGTGGAAACACACCTCATTATGAGCAATGCCGCTCGCCAAACCCTTGCGCTAGAAACCGATATGTCCCTGCGCGAAGTCCAGGCGTTGGCTGATGTGGTGCATGATGCCCGTGATATCGCCGCCAGCCTTTCTTCAGGCTCTTTTAAGACCCATGGCATGGTCATATTGCCCTGCTCAATCAAAACCCTTTCTGGCATTGTTCACAGCTATACAGATGGCCTGCTCACGCGGGCGGCAGACGTGGTGCTAAAAGAGCGTCGCCCTTTGGTTCTTTGCGTACGCGAAACCCCGTTGCACCTGGGCCATCTGCGCTTAATGACGCAAGCAGCTGAGCTGGGAGCCGTGATTATGCCGCCGATGCCTGCGTTCTATCATCGCCCGCAAAGCGTGCAGGATATTGTCGATCAGACAGTTAATCGGGTACTCGACCAGTTTGATATTGAGCTTCCGCAAGACCTGTTCACCCGCTGGACTGGTGCATAAGCGCAGTGCCAGTGTGGTGCATCACAAAACCCAATGCCTCATAATGGGGCGTTTTTGTAACCCCGATCACTTCCAGAACATTTATCCGCTATTTTCCACCGTTAATGCTTTTCCATCAGACCAGACCTGCTATCTTTCATTTCTATGACAGAGTTGTAACTATTTTTTAACATGAAACTTCACGCTTTCTTTCACGCAAAAAAAAGTGGCATGAGAACTGCAACTCTGAATCAGCAGCACAGAACAAACACAACACGACATTACACATAATAAGATCAGTCAAAATTGAGGGTTACGTATGAAAAAGCAAGTTCTCGCTCTGTCCTTACTGCTTGGCTTGAGCACCACCGCAAGCGTCTTTGCAGCCATTCCACAGAGCCTTCGTCTTGGTACGGACACGACA
The nucleotide sequence above comes from Buttiauxella selenatireducens. Encoded proteins:
- a CDS encoding DedA family protein, with amino-acid sequence MEFIRFIIDFILHIDVHLAELVAQYGVWVYAILFLILFCETGLVVTPFLPGDSLLFVAGALAALPTNDLNVHTMVILMVIAAIVGDAVNYTIGRLFGEKLFSNPDSKIFRRSYLDKTHAFYERHGGKTIILARFVPIVRTFAPFVAGMGHMSYRHFAMYNVAGALLWVLLFTYAGYLFGDLPIVQENLKLLIVAIIVLSILPGVIEIIRHKRAAKRLQK
- the accD gene encoding acetyl-CoA carboxylase, carboxyltransferase subunit beta codes for the protein MSWIERILNKSNITPTRKASIPEGVWTKCDSCGQVLYRAELERNLEVCPKCDHHMRMSARDRLHSLLDEGSLFELGSELEPKDILKFKDSKKYKDRLASAQKETGEKDALVVMKGTLYNMPVVAVAFEFAFMGGSMGSVVGARFVRAVEQALEDNCPLICFSASGGARMQEALMSLMQMAKTSAALAKMQERGLPYISVLTDPTMGGVSASFAMLGDLNIAEPKALIGFAGPRVIEQTVREKLPPGFQRSEFLIEKGAIDMIVRRPEMRLKLASVLAKLTNQPAPNPEAPPEPIVVPEAPAEGH
- the folC gene encoding bifunctional tetrahydrofolate synthase/dihydrofolate synthase, with the translated sequence MEKTQTPQATSPLATWLCYLENLHSKTIELGLDRVKKVAATLDVLKPAPTVFTVAGTNGKGTTCRTLEKVLMAAGYSVGVYSSPHLVRYTERVRIQSEELDEAFHTAAFAQIEAARGETSLTYFEFSTLSALLLFKQMAVDVVILEVGLGGRLDATNIVDADVAVVTSIALDHTDWLGPDRESIGREKAGVFRGGKPAVVGEPDMPLTIADVAIEKGAHLLRRGVDWSYRVEENSWSFKDKLGELSGLPLPLVPQPNAATALAALRASELNVSIGAIIQGIKEATLPGRFQIISQAPLVILDVAHNPHAAAYLAGRLAELPKRGRVLAVIGMLHDKDIAGTLANLSPQVDSWYCAPLEGPRGASAEQLIEHLGQGEVYDTVAQAWYAAMKAATENDTVLVCGSFHTVAHVMEALDAEKAGGE
- the dedD gene encoding cell division protein DedD, coding for MASKFQNRLVGTIILVALGVIILPGLLDGQKKHYQDEFAAIPLVPKPGDTDEPDMLPAATQALPSQPPEGAAEEVRAGTATAPGLDIASLPGDSGAGIDEVPVTREQPKPKPVVEKPKPVEKPQSKAAADQTAERLAMMNEEPPVAEKPAKQETAEKAPSGQAYVVQLGALKNAEKVNEIVGKLRGAGFRVYTSPSTPVQGKITRILVGPEVSKDKLKSSLGELNSLSGLNGVVMNYTAR
- the cvpA gene encoding colicin V production protein — its product is MVWIDYAIIAVIGFSALISVIRGFVREALSLVTWGCAFFVASHYYTYLSVWFTGFEDELVRNGIAIAILFIATLIVGAIVNYVISALVEKTGLSGTDRVLGICFGALRGALIVAAILFFLDTFTGFSKSDDWQKSQLIPQFSFIIRWFFDYLQSSSSFLPR
- the purF gene encoding amidophosphoribosyltransferase; the encoded protein is MCGIVGIAGFMPVNQSIYDALTVLQHRGQDAAGIVTIDALNCFRLRKANGLVSDVFGAIHMQRLQGNMGIGHVRYPTAGSSSASEAQPFYVNSPYGITLAHNGNLTNAHELRQKLFEEKRRHINTTSDSEILLNIFASELDNFRNYPLEADNIFAAIAATNRQIRGAYACVAMIIGHGMVAFRDPNGIRPLVMGKRDLGDGRTEYMVASESVALDTLGFEFLRDIAPGEAVYITEKGQLFTRQCADNPTSNPCLFEYVYFARPDSFIDKISVYSARVEMGKKLGEKIAREWEDLDIDVVIPIPETSCDIALEIARILDKPYRQGFVKNRYVGRTFIMPGQQLRRKSVRRKLNANRAEFRDKNVLLVDDSIVRGTTSEQIIEMAREAGAKKVYLASAAPEIRFPNVYGIDMPSANELIAHGREVDEIRQLIGADGLIFQDLDDLIEAVRVENPDITQFECSVFNGIYVTKDVDHEYLEYLESLRNDDSKAIQRQNEVENLEMHNEG
- a CDS encoding UbiX family flavin prenyltransferase, whose translation is MKRLIVGISGASGATYGVRLLQVLQQLPDVETHLIMSNAARQTLALETDMSLREVQALADVVHDARDIAASLSSGSFKTHGMVILPCSIKTLSGIVHSYTDGLLTRAADVVLKERRPLVLCVRETPLHLGHLRLMTQAAELGAVIMPPMPAFYHRPQSVQDIVDQTVNRVLDQFDIELPQDLFTRWTGA